The Syngnathus scovelli strain Florida chromosome 13, RoL_Ssco_1.2, whole genome shotgun sequence genome has a window encoding:
- the dtwd2 gene encoding tRNA-uridine aminocarboxypropyltransferase 2, giving the protein MEHIPSSPTRSHAKDGDDPLDTSSDDDCLDDAFGGLAALPVEVSERRPTCLRCRRPQKVCLCPFLPAQPLDVSTCLYIVQHPAEESRVLRTVPLLAACLPPEKCNVIIGRRFNEAKNPELAEVCQDSRTLILYPGPNSQNLEELVQRPEEGDKTHNIILIDGTWSQAKNIFLKNSMLHLPKQVQLNRSLSSQYVIRTQPTNICLSTLECAAVALSILECNDIFQEVLLRPLKALCSFQLEHGAQIHHSKEHLLKNGMYDKTKPKNKRKIKRLEKLVTDRNCLLR; this is encoded by the exons ATGGAGCATATCCCCTCTAGCCCGACACGCTCCCACGCAAAGGACGGTGACGACCCACTGGACACTTCGAGTGACGACGACTGCTTGGACGACGCGTTCGGCGGTCTGGCAGCGCTGCCGGTCGAGGTTAGCGAGCGAAGACCGACGTGTTTACGGTGCCG GCGCCCTCAGAAGGTGTGTCTGTGTCCCTTTCTGCCCGCACAACCCCTGGACGTGTCCACATGTCTCTACATCGTACAGCACCCGGCAGAG GAGAGCAGAGTTCTCCGCACAGTTCCTCTTCTCGCTGCATGTTTACCGCCAGAAAAGTGCAACGTTATTATCGGGAGGCGCTTTAACGAGGCAAA GAACCCTGAGCTGGCCGAAGTGTGTCAGGACAGCCGGACTCTGATCCTGTACCCCGGCCCCAACTCCCAGAACCTGGAGGAGTTGGTACAGCGTCCAGAAGAGGGCGACAAGACGCATAACATCATCCTTATCGATGGCACCTGGAGCCAGGCCAAGAACATTTTTCTCAAAAACAGCATGCTGCACCTCCCCAAGCAG GTACAGCTCAACAGAAGTCTTTCAAGCCAGTATGTGATCCGCACGCAGCCCACCAACATCTGTCTGTCCACGCTGGAGTGCGCTGCTGTCGCTCTGTCCATCCTGGAGTGCAATGACATTTTTCAAGAG GTGCTGCTGAGGCCACTGAAGGCCCTGTGCTCCTTCCAGCTGGAGCACGGCGCTCAGATACACCACAGCAAGGAGCACTTGCTGAAAAACGGCATGTACGACAAAACCAAGCCCAAGAACAAGCGCAAGATCAAGAGGCTGGAGAAGCTCGTGACCGACCGCAACTGCCTACTGAGATGA